The Saxibacter everestensis genome has a window encoding:
- a CDS encoding EamA family transporter, producing MSTATSLRTGLTLAVISALTFGVSGPFAKALFDIGWSSGGAALVRMAGAAVVLLAASAVMMRGRWKAVVRRYRLLLAYGVVAVAGVQVCFFNAVQYLSVGVALLLEYLAPVIIVGWLWLRTRIRPSATTLVGTVVAMAGLVLVLDIGNSGTVHPIGLLWGLGAAVGLCCYFILSNKQSEDLPPVVMAGVGMTIGAMTVILLGVTGLLPIVFVNASTTLAGISLPWVVPALGLVLISTVIAYLTGIAAIAHLGPKLSSFVGLTEVLFAVLASWLMLGELPVPIQLLGGALIVAGVVLVRLEPGRRLTAKRELEDKARVNTVAP from the coding sequence AGGGCCGTTCGCCAAGGCCTTGTTCGACATCGGCTGGTCATCCGGCGGAGCCGCGCTGGTTCGGATGGCCGGGGCGGCAGTTGTCTTGCTGGCTGCCTCGGCGGTGATGATGCGTGGTCGGTGGAAAGCGGTCGTCCGACGGTACCGGCTGCTGCTGGCATACGGCGTGGTAGCTGTCGCCGGCGTCCAGGTGTGCTTCTTCAATGCGGTGCAGTACCTGTCGGTCGGCGTTGCCCTGTTGCTGGAGTACCTCGCACCGGTCATCATCGTTGGCTGGCTGTGGCTTCGTACCCGGATCCGGCCATCGGCCACCACGCTGGTCGGCACCGTGGTGGCAATGGCCGGGCTGGTGCTGGTGCTCGATATCGGAAACTCGGGCACGGTTCACCCGATAGGCCTGCTCTGGGGCCTTGGCGCGGCCGTCGGCCTGTGCTGCTATTTCATCCTGTCGAACAAGCAGAGCGAGGACCTGCCACCCGTCGTGATGGCGGGCGTTGGCATGACGATCGGCGCGATGACCGTCATTCTGCTGGGCGTCACAGGTCTGCTGCCGATCGTATTCGTCAACGCCTCGACGACACTTGCCGGCATCAGCTTGCCTTGGGTGGTGCCGGCGCTCGGCCTGGTGCTGATATCGACCGTGATCGCCTACCTCACCGGCATCGCCGCGATCGCGCATCTCGGCCCGAAGCTGTCGTCATTTGTCGGACTGACCGAGGTGCTCTTCGCTGTGCTGGCCTCCTGGCTGATGCTCGGCGAACTGCCGGTGCCGATCCAGTTGCTCGGTGGCGCGCTGATCGTCGCCGGAGTTGTTCTGGTCCGGCTGGAACCCGGCAGGCGCCTGACCGCAAAACGCGAGCTGGAGGACAAAGCGCGCGTGAACACCGTCGCGCCGTGA
- a CDS encoding DNA repair helicase XPB: MPNGPLIVQSDKTLLLEVDHELATEARAAIAPFAELERAPEHIHSYRLTPLGLWNARAAGHDAEQVVDVLLKYSRYPVPHALLVDVADTMGRYGRLTIATHPTHGLVLESKDRAVLEEVLRSKKTAGLLGTRIDDDTVQVHPSERGNLKQQLLKLGWPAEDQAGYVDGEAHEISLNTESWSLRPYQQEAVEGFFHGGSGVVVLPCGAGKTLVGAGTMAASKTTTLILVTNTVSARQWRAELLKRTSLTDDEIGEYSGAVKDIRPVTIATYQVLTTRRKGAYTHLELFDARDWGLVIYDEVHLLPAPIFRMTADLQARRRLGLTATLVREDGREGEVFSLIGPKRYDAPWKDIEAQGYIAPADCVEVRVELPQGERMTYATADGDMRYRLCATSPAKLPIVSKIVEQHKGDQILVIGQYLDQLDELGNRLDAPVLTGQTTVKERQRLFDGFRSGEISTLVVSKVANFSIDLPEASVAIQVSGSFGSRQEEAQRLGRILRPKADGGGARFYSVVSRDTLDQDFAAHRQRFLAEQGYAYRILDAGDI; encoded by the coding sequence GTGCCGAACGGACCGCTGATAGTACAGAGCGACAAAACACTGCTGCTCGAAGTCGACCATGAACTTGCCACCGAAGCCCGGGCAGCCATCGCGCCGTTCGCTGAACTTGAGCGCGCCCCGGAACACATTCACAGTTACCGGCTGACACCGCTAGGCCTGTGGAACGCGCGCGCCGCCGGGCACGACGCCGAACAAGTCGTCGACGTCCTGTTGAAGTACTCGCGTTACCCGGTGCCGCACGCGCTGCTGGTCGACGTCGCTGACACGATGGGTCGCTACGGTCGGCTCACGATCGCGACCCACCCGACCCACGGCCTGGTGCTGGAGAGCAAGGATCGCGCCGTGCTCGAAGAGGTCCTTCGCTCGAAGAAGACCGCGGGCCTGCTCGGCACCCGAATCGATGACGACACCGTGCAGGTGCACCCCTCGGAACGCGGCAACCTGAAGCAGCAGCTGCTGAAGCTCGGCTGGCCTGCGGAAGATCAGGCAGGCTATGTCGATGGCGAGGCACACGAGATCTCGCTGAACACCGAATCCTGGTCGCTGCGGCCTTACCAGCAGGAAGCAGTTGAAGGCTTCTTCCATGGCGGTTCCGGGGTGGTCGTGCTGCCGTGCGGCGCGGGCAAGACCCTGGTCGGCGCGGGCACGATGGCGGCATCGAAAACCACCACCCTCATCCTGGTCACGAACACAGTCTCCGCCCGGCAGTGGCGCGCCGAACTGCTCAAGCGCACATCGCTTACCGATGACGAGATCGGCGAATACTCCGGCGCTGTCAAGGACATCCGGCCGGTCACCATCGCCACCTATCAGGTACTCACCACGCGCCGCAAGGGTGCGTACACCCACCTCGAGCTGTTCGACGCCCGCGACTGGGGACTCGTCATCTACGACGAGGTGCACCTGCTGCCGGCGCCGATCTTCCGGATGACGGCCGACCTGCAGGCCAGGCGCCGGTTGGGGCTCACCGCAACGCTGGTGCGCGAGGACGGCCGTGAGGGCGAGGTCTTTTCGCTGATCGGGCCGAAGCGGTATGACGCACCGTGGAAAGACATCGAGGCGCAGGGCTACATCGCGCCGGCCGACTGCGTCGAAGTCCGGGTGGAGCTGCCGCAGGGCGAGCGGATGACATACGCGACGGCCGATGGCGATATGCGCTACCGGCTGTGTGCGACCTCGCCGGCGAAGCTGCCTATTGTGTCGAAGATCGTCGAACAGCACAAGGGTGACCAGATTCTGGTGATTGGTCAGTACCTCGATCAGCTGGACGAGCTCGGCAACCGTCTCGATGCCCCGGTGCTCACCGGCCAGACAACTGTCAAGGAACGTCAGCGCCTGTTCGACGGCTTCCGGTCCGGCGAGATATCGACGCTCGTTGTGTCGAAGGTTGCTAATTTCTCTATAGACCTGCCTGAGGCTTCGGTGGCGATCCAGGTCTCCGGGTCATTTGGCTCACGTCAGGAAGAGGCGCAGCGGCTCGGCCGGATCCTGCGCCCTAAAGCCGATGGCGGCGGCGCTCGCTTCTACAGCGTCGTCTCCCGCGACACGCTCGATCAGGATTTCGCCGCGCATCGTCAGCGTTTCCTGGCCGAGCAGGGTTACGCCTACCGGATTCTGGACGCCGGCGACATCTGA